A genomic stretch from Budorcas taxicolor isolate Tak-1 chromosome 15, Takin1.1, whole genome shotgun sequence includes:
- the FUT4 gene encoding LOW QUALITY PROTEIN: alpha-(1,3)-fucosyltransferase 4 (The sequence of the model RefSeq protein was modified relative to this genomic sequence to represent the inferred CDS: deleted 1 base in 1 codon) — MHHLCGPRRRGRVQDLRGRRQVTRSRLPLRPLRTSASRAPSLPQASPALDSTRGRKRFPGPTPRLPFSGARLLSRRQRGFWRVHAACPRQGLNPALTLEGIRSRGWGATGKSRNAGGAQERTEVPQEAPGAWPRRSGRGRGGGEGPAAPGWAVGSAPLALEPRREGSGGEESGTRRSSDPGTALSRSRAGGERLRRLEPPRQHESGRRRSTLAAARRAAAAALPALAMRARWGRRGSRRGGLGLPGTHLALLAASLLSTTLAIYVCWKQLPPLPWGSPSPPRPVNVLLWWEPFRGRHNPRRPPPDCQRRFNISGCVLHTDRAAYGEAQAVLFHHRDLVKGPPDWPPPWGVQMPPAEEQKGLVMDDVGQEDEAETLGALGPRPPGQRWVWMNFESPSHSPGLQGLAGNIFNWTLSYRADSDIFVPYGYLYPRTHPSEQPPGLVPPLARKQGLVAWVVSNWDERQARVRYYRQLSQYVTVDVFGKAGPGQPLPDAELVHTVARYKFYLAFENSQHLDYITEKLWRNAFLAGAVPVVLGPNRTNYERFVPSNAFIHVDDFPSASSLAAYLQFLDRNPAVYRGYFRWRRSHAVHVTSFWDEPWCLACQAVQKAGDQRKSVPNLAGWFQQ, encoded by the exons ATGCACCACCTCTGTGGGCCGCGCCGAAGAGGCCGAGTGCAGGACCTGCGGGGTCGGCGGCAGGTCACAAGGTCAAGGCTGCCCCTCCGTCCGCTCCGCACCTCGGCCTCGCgggctccctccctcccgcaGGCGTCACCGGCCCTGGACAGCACAAGAGGAAGGAAGCGGTTCCCCGGTCCCACCCCCAGGCTGCCTTTCTCCGGTGCCCGCCTCCTCTCGCGCCGCCAACGCGGCTTCTGGAGGGTCCACGCCGCCTGCCCgcgccaggggttgaacccggctCTCACCCTGGAAG GCATCCGGAGCCGCGGGTGGGGCGCGACCGGGAAATCCAGGAACGCTGGAGGGGCGCAGGAGCGGACGGAGGTGCCGCAGGAGGCGCCCGGGGCCTGGCCGCGCCGGTCGGGCCGGGGACGCGGTGGAGGGGAGGGA CCAGCGGCGCCAGGTTGGGCCGTCGGGTCCGCCCCCCTCGCCCTGGAACCTCGCCGGGAGGGGAGCGGCGGGGAGGAGAGCGGGACCCGCCGGTCGTCAGATCCCGGGACCGCCCTCTCGCGCTCCAGGGCGGGAGGCGAGCGCCTAAGAAGGCTGGAGCCGCCGCGGCAGCATGAGAGCGGGCGCCGGCGCTCCACGCTCGCGGCCgcgcggcgggcggcggcggcggctctgCCCGCGCTCGCCATGCGCGCGCGCTGGGGCCGGCGGGGCTCCCGGCGCGGAGGTCTGGGGCTGCCCGGCACCCACTTGGCGCTGCTGGCCGCCAGCCTGCTGTCCACCACCCTGGCCATCTACGTTTGCTGGAAGCAGCTGCCGCCTCTGCCCTGGGGCTCCCCCAGCCCGCCGCGGCCGGTGAACGTGCTGCTGTGGTGGGAGCCCTTCAGGGGCCGACACAACCCCCGCAGGCCGCCCCCCGACTGCCAGCGGCGCTTCAACATCAGCGGCTGCGTCCTGCACACAGATCGCGCGGCCTACGGGGAGGCCCAGGCGGTGCTCTTCCACCACCGAGACTTGGTGAAGGGACCCCCGGACTGGCCCCCGCCTTGGGGCGTCCAGATGCCCCCGGCGGAGGAGCAGAAAGGGCTGGTGATGGACGACGTGGGGCAAGAGGATGAGGCCGAAACCCTGGGCGCCTTGGGCCCCCGGCCCCCGGGCCAGCGCTGGGTGTGGATGAACTTCGAGTCGCCCTCCCACTCCCCAGGGTTGCAGGGCCTGGCAGGTAACATCTTCAACTGGACGCTCTCCTACAGGGCCGACTCGGACATCTTCGTGCCTTACGGCTACCTCTACCCCAGGACCCATCCCAGCGAGCAGCCGCCGGGGCTGGTCCCCCCGTTGGCCCGCAAGCAGGGGCTGGTGGCCTGGGTGGTGAGCAACTGGGACGAGCGCCAGGCGCGCGTGCGCTACTACCGCCAGCTGAGTCAGTACGTGACCGTGGACGTGTTCGGCAAGGCCGGGCCCGGGCAGCCGCTGCCCGACGCGGAGCTAGTGCACACGGTGGCCCGCTACAAGTTCTACCTGGCCTTCGAGAACTCGCAGCACCTGGATTATATCACCGAGAAGCTGTGGCGCAACGCCTTCCTGGCGGGGGCCGTGCCGGTCGTGCTGGGCCCCAACCGTACCAATTACGAGCGCTTCGTGCCCTCCAATGCCTTCATCCACGTGGACGATTtcccttctgcctcctccttGGCCGCCTACCTGCAGTTCCTGGACCGCAACCCAGCTGTCTATCGCGGCTACTTCAGGTGGCGCCGGAGCCATGCTGTGCATGTCACCTCCTTCTGGGACGAGCCCTGGTGCCTGGCCTGCCAGGCTGTGCAGAAGGCTGGGGACCAACGCAAGAGCGTCCCCAACTTGGCTGGCTGGTTTCAACAGTGA